From the genome of Deltaproteobacteria bacterium, one region includes:
- a CDS encoding nucleoside deaminase, which yields MREHEHYMEEALKEALSAASMGEVPIGAVAVMEGEVIARVHNMRETTQDPLGHAEILLLKKLIGSQVSWRLEGVTVYVTCEPCLMCMGAFIHARIPRVVFGCMEPKMGACGSLYDFSTDKRLHHKIEIFPHVLHEKCAGVLKGFFKNLRKGVEVEGISKNL from the coding sequence ATGCGTGAACACGAACATTATATGGAGGAGGCACTCAAGGAGGCTTTGTCCGCGGCTTCCATGGGAGAAGTGCCGATCGGCGCCGTGGCGGTGATGGAGGGTGAGGTGATAGCCCGCGTTCACAATATGCGCGAGACAACCCAAGACCCGCTGGGTCATGCCGAGATACTGTTGCTTAAAAAATTGATCGGTTCTCAGGTAAGCTGGCGTCTGGAGGGTGTAACGGTTTACGTGACGTGCGAACCGTGTCTCATGTGTATGGGTGCCTTCATTCACGCCCGCATCCCACGCGTGGTTTTCGGTTGTATGGAACCCAAAATGGGGGCGTGCGGTTCTCTTTATGATTTCAGCACCGACAAAAGACTGCATCATAAGATTGAAATTTTTCCTCATGTATTGCATGAAAAGTGCGCCGGCGTGCTAAAGGGATTTTTTAAAAATTTACGCAAAGGTGTTGAAGTTGAGGG